Proteins from a single region of Acidimicrobiia bacterium:
- a CDS encoding AzlD domain-containing protein: protein MTAVWIGIGVLTVGAYLLKLVGFTVLDLARLPEPLADLARLLPIALFAALVVITTVTDGQHITIDARLAGVTVAGIAAWRKAPFLIVVLAAMVVTGAIRALS, encoded by the coding sequence ATGACCGCCGTCTGGATCGGTATCGGGGTGCTGACAGTGGGCGCCTACCTGCTCAAGCTCGTCGGTTTCACCGTCCTGGACCTTGCACGACTACCGGAGCCTTTGGCAGATCTGGCCCGGTTGCTCCCAATCGCCCTGTTTGCAGCACTGGTGGTCATCACCACCGTCACCGACGGACAGCACATCACGATCGATGCTCGCCTGGCCGGGGTCACCGTCGCCGGAATCGCAGCCTGGCGCAAGGCGCCCTTCCTGATCGTGGTCCTGGCGGCCATGGTTGTGACCGGAGCAATCAGGGCTCTGAGCTAG